From Canis lupus baileyi chromosome 16, mCanLup2.hap1, whole genome shotgun sequence, a single genomic window includes:
- the OLFM1 gene encoding noelin isoform X3, translating to MPGRRPWQRDMQPARKLLSLLFLILMGTELTQVLPTNPEESWQVYSSAQDSEGRCICTVVAPQQTMCSRDARTKQLRQLLEKVQNMSQSIEVLDRRTQRDLQYVEKMENQMKGLESKFKQVEESHKQHLARQFKG from the exons ATGCCAGGACGGCGGCCGTGGCAGCGAGACATGCAACCGGCCCGGAAGCTCctcagcctcctcttcctcatcctgaTGGGCACCGAACTCACTCAA GTGTTGCCCACCAACCCTGAGGAGAGCTGGCAGGTGTACAGCTCTGCCCAAGACAGCGAGGGCAGGTGTATCTGCACAGTGGTCGCCCCGCAGCAGACCATGTGCTCACGGGACGCCCGCACGAAACAGCTCAGGCAGCTACTGGAGAAG GTGCAAAACATGTCTCAGTCCATAGAGGTCCTGGACAGGCGGACTCAGAGGGACTTGCAGTACGTGGAGAAGATGGAGAACCAAATGAAAGGGCTGGAGTCCAAGTTCAAACAGGTGGAGGAGAGCCATAAGCAACACCTGGCCAGGCAGTTCAAG GGCTAA